A single region of the Jatrophihabitans sp. GAS493 genome encodes:
- a CDS encoding nucleoside phosphorylase produces the protein MSQLIDKSQVGQNERQYHIAVAPGEVSSVALLPGDPFRVPFVAEFLTDVKEVAHNREHRTMTGKYKGKLITATSTGMGCPSTAIAVEELARVGVTSFIRVGSSAGLQPGVEPGDLLVSEGSLRNDGTTAAYAHPGFPAVPDLAIALELKRIANELQVGRGGFAVHSGINASDDAFYAETPEWISQLNQLGILNVEMESSALYVVARLRGLRAGMICACSSNLVEGASLYDKKNEKLKAGWMNSIEVALETAVALDL, from the coding sequence GTGAGCCAGCTAATCGATAAGAGTCAGGTCGGGCAGAACGAGCGGCAGTACCACATCGCGGTCGCTCCCGGCGAGGTCAGCTCGGTGGCGCTGCTACCGGGTGATCCGTTCCGGGTGCCGTTCGTCGCGGAGTTCCTCACCGACGTCAAGGAGGTGGCGCATAACCGCGAACACCGCACGATGACCGGCAAATACAAGGGGAAGCTCATCACCGCGACCTCGACCGGGATGGGCTGCCCCTCCACCGCGATCGCCGTGGAGGAGCTGGCGCGGGTGGGCGTCACCTCATTCATCCGGGTCGGAAGTTCAGCCGGCCTGCAGCCCGGCGTCGAGCCCGGTGACCTGCTGGTGAGTGAGGGATCGCTGCGCAACGACGGCACCACGGCCGCCTATGCCCACCCTGGGTTCCCGGCCGTCCCGGATCTGGCCATCGCGCTGGAGCTTAAGCGAATAGCCAATGAACTGCAGGTCGGCCGTGGCGGTTTCGCGGTGCACTCCGGGATCAATGCCTCCGACGACGCCTTCTACGCCGAGACGCCGGAGTGGATCTCGCAGTTGAACCAACTCGGCATACTCAATGTCGAGATGGAGAGCTCCGCGCTCTACGTGGTGGCGCGCCTACGGGGGCTGCGGGCCGGGATGATCTGCGCCTGCTCCAGCAACCTGGTCGAGGGTGCCAGTCTCTATGACAAGAAGAACGAGAAGTTGAAGGCGGGTTGGATGAACAGCATCGAGGTGGCGCTGGAGACAGCGGTCGCGTTGGACCTGTGA
- the add gene encoding adenosine deaminase — protein sequence MNVNLHSHLEGRIRPATAAELSEGSVADWAQALRLDGPADLTVYLEKVAASYPFFDTGEHIFRIAKEAVLDAATDGQAYLELRFGPATHVRPGFAMADVVAAACAGVREGSRMSGMPAGLVVAVLRSPRHRESLLDVARAAAAHAGAGVVGFDLAGDELRFPDLEPYVEAFALARSAGLGLTCHAAEAAPARYARQAVELLGATRIGHGAHVAGDREVLAWIRDQGVVIECCPTSNWYTGAIAEVSEHPARIFRERGLAIVLGDDNPMQTGSTLRDEREVLQRSLGFDSTDLQLLDETSIGAAFLENSVRAGLRAMLLSG from the coding sequence ATGAACGTCAACCTGCACTCGCACCTCGAGGGGCGGATTCGCCCGGCGACGGCGGCTGAGCTCTCGGAGGGCTCGGTCGCCGACTGGGCGCAGGCGCTACGCCTTGACGGACCGGCCGACCTCACCGTGTATCTGGAGAAGGTCGCGGCGAGCTACCCGTTCTTCGACACCGGTGAGCACATCTTCCGCATCGCCAAAGAGGCCGTCCTGGATGCGGCCACCGACGGGCAGGCCTACTTGGAGCTGCGCTTCGGGCCGGCCACCCATGTGCGCCCGGGATTTGCGATGGCTGACGTGGTCGCCGCCGCCTGCGCGGGGGTGCGGGAGGGGAGCCGGATGAGCGGAATGCCGGCTGGTCTGGTGGTCGCCGTGCTGCGCAGTCCGCGCCACCGCGAGTCGTTACTGGACGTGGCTCGGGCCGCGGCGGCGCACGCCGGAGCCGGGGTCGTCGGCTTCGACCTGGCCGGCGACGAGCTGCGCTTTCCGGATCTCGAGCCCTATGTCGAGGCGTTTGCGCTGGCTCGTTCGGCCGGACTGGGCCTCACCTGCCATGCGGCCGAGGCGGCGCCGGCCCGCTACGCCCGGCAGGCGGTCGAGCTGCTCGGCGCAACCCGGATCGGGCACGGTGCTCATGTGGCCGGCGATCGCGAGGTGCTGGCCTGGATCCGTGATCAGGGTGTGGTGATCGAGTGCTGCCCGACCTCGAACTGGTACACCGGAGCGATCGCCGAGGTGAGCGAGCACCCGGCACGGATCTTCCGGGAGCGGGGGTTGGCGATCGTGCTAGGCGACGACAACCCGATGCAGACCGGATCGACGCTGCGCGACGAGCGGGAGGTTTTACAGCGCAGCCTCGGCTTCGACAGCACAGATCTGCAATTGCTCGACGAGACGAGCATCGGCGCGGCGTTTCTGGAGAACTCGGTGCGGGCCGGACTCCGAGCAATGTTGCTGAGCGGCTAG
- a CDS encoding isochorismatase family protein has translation MSVTTLDDHTALIVIDLQKGIVGLPTVHPMDGVLRNATALIEQFRARRLPVVLVNADGGAPGRTQTPPRTTQRPADWAELVAELNQQPDDHLVTKRTWGAFTNTDLNAYLRGKGVTQVVIVGVSTSAGVESTARQAHEHGYHVTLAVDAMTDMNPDAHSNSVERIFPRLGETGSTAELLEKIEQLEMVEPFSPG, from the coding sequence ATGAGCGTGACAACGTTGGACGACCACACGGCCCTGATCGTGATCGACCTGCAGAAGGGGATCGTGGGTCTGCCCACCGTCCATCCGATGGACGGTGTGCTGAGGAACGCCACCGCGCTGATCGAGCAGTTCCGTGCCCGCCGGCTCCCGGTCGTGCTCGTCAACGCGGATGGCGGAGCGCCCGGACGCACCCAGACGCCCCCACGGACGACGCAGCGCCCGGCGGACTGGGCCGAGCTCGTCGCCGAGCTGAACCAGCAGCCGGATGATCACCTCGTCACCAAGCGCACCTGGGGCGCCTTCACCAACACCGACCTGAACGCCTACCTGCGCGGGAAGGGCGTCACCCAGGTCGTCATCGTTGGCGTTTCGACCAGCGCCGGCGTGGAGTCGACGGCCCGCCAGGCCCACGAGCACGGGTATCACGTCACCCTCGCCGTGGACGCCATGACCGACATGAACCCGGATGCGCACAGCAACAGTGTCGAGCGGATCTTCCCGCGGTTGGGCGAGACCGGTAGTACGGCCGAGCTGCTGGAGAAGATCGAGCAGCTGGAGATGGTGGAGCCGTTCAGCCCCGGCTAA
- a CDS encoding MarR family winged helix-turn-helix transcriptional regulator produces the protein MPSFPNEPDVSRVAGALLVSVSLLRRRLRQAPIDGELTLPETSALTRLDRGGPTTSAALARTEQISPQSMGATLAALEARGLVQRSADPDDGRRVLLTPTDAGLEVLRTRRSARVEQLAQALSNGFTPTELTQLMAAAPLLERLAQNL, from the coding sequence ATGCCGAGCTTTCCGAATGAGCCTGACGTCTCGCGGGTCGCCGGGGCGCTCCTGGTCAGCGTTAGTCTGCTGCGTCGCCGGCTGCGCCAGGCGCCGATCGACGGTGAGCTAACCCTCCCCGAGACCTCCGCGCTCACCCGGCTGGACCGCGGCGGGCCGACGACCTCAGCCGCGCTGGCCCGCACCGAGCAGATCAGCCCGCAGTCGATGGGGGCGACGCTGGCCGCATTGGAGGCCCGCGGTCTGGTCCAGCGCAGCGCCGACCCCGACGATGGCCGGCGCGTACTGCTGACCCCGACCGACGCCGGGCTGGAGGTACTCCGCACCCGCCGCAGCGCGCGCGTCGAACAGCTGGCCCAGGCGCTCTCCAACGGATTCACCCCAACTGAGCTCACCCAGCTGATGGCCGCGGCCCCGCTGCTGGAACGCCTCGCCCAGAATCTCTGA